Proteins encoded by one window of Raphanus sativus cultivar WK10039 unplaced genomic scaffold, ASM80110v3 Scaffold0363, whole genome shotgun sequence:
- the LOC130501983 gene encoding uncharacterized protein LOC130501983, giving the protein MSSRVSSNYQSFLARTSPLVPVRYHAQPSGASSSSTVASGAEAKEVIRPHIVLRDIWSAYEELSCFGTEVPLSLEGIDEEVTSYYAPTLSAMQIFTIKPFADGCGSSSGSSSVGTDDGLGYLYFQYNELEKPHERHPLTAKIELLAEQHSGLHSLTSSDLSPDSWLSIAWYPIYQIPSVKCMKKELSAAFLTYHKLKPDFPETFVEDDKKLKEHGKSSKEVVLPPSGAMTYKASGNVWNMPRTSDHDDRDRHEKAASSWVEKLGFTHSDYKFFFKCNIYYHSW; this is encoded by the exons ATGTCCTCCAGAGTAAGTTCTAATTACCAGAGCTTTCTCGCACGCACTTCACCTCTTGTCCCTGTTCGTTATCATGCTCAG CCAAGTGGAGCGTCATCTTCTTCAACGGTAGCTTCAGGAGCTGAAGCAAAAGAAGTGATAAGGCCTCACATCGTCCTCAGAGATATTTGGTCTGCTTATGAAGAGTTGAGCTGTTTTGGTACTGAGGTTCCTCTTTCTCTGGAAGGCATCGATGAAGAGGTTACCTCCTACTATGCTCCTACACTCTCAGCCATGCAGATCTTCACCATCAAACCCTTCGCTGATGGCTGTGGTTCTTCTTCAGG GAGTTCATCGGTAGGAACAGATGATGGCTTAGGCTACCTTTATTTTCAATACAACGAGCTTGAAAAGCCGCACGAGAGGCACCCACTGACTGCAAAG ATTGAGCTACTGGCTGAGCAGCACAGTGGCTTGCATAGTCTGACAAGTTCAGATCTTTCTCCAGATAGCTGGTTGTCCATAGCCTG GTATCCCATTTATCAAATTCCATCAGTGAAATGCATGAAGAAGGAGTTATCCGCTGCGTTCCTAACGTACCATAAATTGAAACCAGACTTTCCAG AAACATTTGTTGAGGATGATAAGAAGCTGAAAGAGCATGGGAAGTCAAGTAAAGAAGTTGTGCTTCCTCCATCTGGAGCAATGACCTACAAGGCCAGTGGTAACGTGTGGAACATGCCTCGGACATCAGATCATGATGATAGAGATAGGCATGAAAAAGCTGCTTCCTCGTGGGTGGAAAAACTCGGCTTCACTCACAGTGATTACAAGTTCTTTTTCAAATGCAATATCTACTACCATAGTTGGTGA